CACATACCAATTGCATTCTTGTCGGAGACTGGGATCTGTATGTAATCGATCCTGGCGCGAGCGACGCTGCCGAACTGTGCCTGGTGACCGATCGCGTAAATCAGTTGATCGATCGCGGCGGCCGGGTCGTTGCCGTATTGCTGACGCATTCTCATCCTGACCATACCGCCGGTGCCGAGTATCTCCGCCGTTTGTACGACGTGCCGATCATGGGCCACCAGGCCGCCGCTGCTCAGGTCTCGTTTGCGGTCGATCGTTTTTTGAATGACGGCGATGTCTTAACCTCTGAACATGACCCTCAGTGTCGATTACAGTGCCTCCATACGCCAGGTCACGACCCAGGCCATTTGTGCTTTTTAGAGTCGCAAACGGGCGTCCTGTTGGCCGGCGACATGGTCGCGAATCCGGGCACGATTGTCGTTTCTCGCCAATACGCCGGAGACATGTCGCACTTTTTACAGAGCCTCGAACGTTTGCTTGCCGTCGAATGCCAGATGATCGTTCCCGCGCACGGGCAACCGTCGGACCAGCCGCGCGAGTTGATCCAGCGTCAGCTGGAACATCGTCTGTGGCGAGAAGCAAAAATCGAGCGTGCCTACGCGGCCGGAGCCACGACTTTCGACCAGTTGTTGGCCCAGGCGTACGATGATGCTGCATCGTCGGCGATGCCCCTGGCGCGGCATGCGCTGGATGCCCATCTCGCGAAACTCGGTATCGAACTGCCAGCCGGTCTCTAACTGCTCTGGTTGGAAATCCCAGGGGGTTGCCATTTGCGAGGATCCTTTGCCCATTCGTCCGCCAATCGTGTGGGCATCGTCGCTGGGAGATTTGCCCTGGGTCTGCGGCGACCCCAGCATCGGGCGAGGTGTCCTGGACTTCGGAGGTTGCCCTCCTTAGGTCGCTGGGGTCGAGGGGGTTCCGTTGGGGTGCATAGCGGCTGGTCGCTTGACGTGCGAAACCGCGGATGTAAGGTGGTTCGCAGTCCCCGTGTCGATTCTGAATATCTGCCGCCCTGTCTTGATGAGGAATAACCGATGAGAGTTGCGCTTCGCTGGTTCTCGTTCGCGGCCGCGGTTTTAATCGTTTCGTTCTCGACCGGCCAAGCCAACGCTCAGGAAGAGAATTGGGTTTCGTTGTTCGATGGAAAGACAATGGACGGGTGGGAGAAGGTCGGCAACGAGAAGAGCGTGTGGGAAGTCAAGGACGGTGCCATTAGTGGCTCCGGCCCCGCATCGATGCTGGTTTCGACAAAG
The genomic region above belongs to Pirellulales bacterium and contains:
- a CDS encoding MBL fold metallo-hydrolase is translated as MEQDSAESNSFEVRRGITIVPVRSATIPPATHTNCILVGDWDLYVIDPGASDAAELCLVTDRVNQLIDRGGRVVAVLLTHSHPDHTAGAEYLRRLYDVPIMGHQAAAAQVSFAVDRFLNDGDVLTSEHDPQCRLQCLHTPGHDPGHLCFLESQTGVLLAGDMVANPGTIVVSRQYAGDMSHFLQSLERLLAVECQMIVPAHGQPSDQPRELIQRQLEHRLWREAKIERAYAAGATTFDQLLAQAYDDAASSAMPLARHALDAHLAKLGIELPAGL